A genome region from Panicum virgatum strain AP13 chromosome 4K, P.virgatum_v5, whole genome shotgun sequence includes the following:
- the LOC120701928 gene encoding formin-like protein 14 gives MAALLSVPPPAPRQTHSRQKRKKRIASLAAGGRPPVGPPPGPPPSRDSPPAAALSSCLLLVRPPREIRRLLPPSRPASSWSPPRGISGPPHPPPPVPIAAGNASHVLRPPPHVLCRRVLRPPPRVRLRVPVSARCALAAPPPPPRGWASTPPWGRSATPRPERICSRPSPAACGAGGRPLTLAAQIVGTEWRRTGTYGWRKLRNITMWQIRTLIQRKISSSFTMLMHSIKDLVSGRTRSDISLAPRR, from the exons ATGGCAG CCCTCCTTTctgtcccgccgccggcccctcgtCAAACTCATTCccgtcaaaaaagaaaaaaaaggatcgcgagtctcgccgccggcggccggcctccaGTCGGGCCTCCTCCTGGTCCGCCCCCTTCGCGagactcgccgccggcggccgccctcTCGTCGTGCCTCCTCCTGGTCCGTCCCCCTCGCGAGATTCGCCGCCTGCTGCCGCCCTCCCGTCCGGCCTCCTCCTGGTCCCCCCCCCGGGGCATCTCGGGCCCaccgcatccgccgccgcccgtccccaTCGCGGCCGGCAACGCCTCCCACGTCCTTCGTCCGCCGCCGCACGTCCTCTGCAGGCGTGTTttgcggccgccgccacgggtGCGCCTCCGCGTGCCGGTCTCCGCGAGGTGCGCgttggccgcgccgccgccgccgccgcgtgggtGGGCTTCGACGCCACCGTGGGGGAGGTCTGCTACGCCGCGGCCAGAGCGGATCTGCAGCCGGCCTTCCCCGGCCGCGTGTGGGGCAGGTGGTCGCCCCCTCACGCTCGCCGCCCAGATCGTC GGTACTGAATGGAGGCGAACGGGTACGTATGGCTGGAGGAAATTGAGGAATATAACTATGTGGCAAATCAGAACTTTAATACAGAGGAAGATTTCTTCGAGTTTTACAATGCTTATGCATTCCATAAAGGATTTAGTGTCAGGAAGGACAAGGTCAGATATAAGCCTAGCACCAAGGAGGTGA
- the LOC120701927 gene encoding zinc finger BED domain-containing protein RICESLEEPER 2-like gives MAGSDEETVEVGMNEERRLCGLAGDDDEDNMDEDRAALFGATADDAIPVDGDGEHVEEPPAPDGNTAKRPRPSTSPVWADYEKLFKEINGKTVRYGARCLHCSKVYSAFSSGGTGHLSRHILVCVKKREKDRMSQSQISFTSDGSMRTWDYCPMRARTELVRLIARLDVPISLGESEAFVEYIKNAHNPKYTKVSRQTTSRDILKYFTDCKAKLVETFTTSINCVCLTSDIWSGNAKEDYISVVAHYINSDWQLEKRVLGLVLIDVSHNGQNIADRVASVLADYGLSEKVFAVTLDNASSNASAMHKLKPILSKYLGLEVIDESEYASSSLNNAVNSIFLHQRCACHILNLIVKEALTTLKPLIETFRTAISFLNSSNQMIAAYKSYCIATGVRPRKFQLDMEVRWNSTYLMLKHLFPHKSPFTTFIQTQYPRDEGEPLLLTEDHWMMAQKVLSFLELFYDATVTLSGVYYPTSPLMIHYLVKISLHLKNYANDVHIRSVVQPMIDKYNKYWRDIPLLYSFAFILDPRAKMKGFTRVLRRLGNLTSTDYSAYLVGTRARLADVYNKYDEKYGVVRLRRTDPPVLSGKSRSTWDEIYDDDGPVLGGVILPGNPNMSRDTSATSLLNAVRSSASNASELVSYLDCDTVNHLTDDFNILDWWHQHKLTYPVLSIMAKNILIVPMSTISSESTFSMTGRIIEERRRSLKPEMVEMLTCIKDWEAAEARLQQNVEDKELEEAFEELYLDS, from the coding sequence ATGGCCGGATCTGACGAAGAGACGGTGGAGGTGGGCATGAACGAGGAGCGGCGGTTGTGCGGCTTGGCCGGAGATGACGACGAGGACAACATGGACGAGGACCGCGCGGCCCTATTCGGCGCAACCGCTGATGATGCTATTcccgtcgacggcgacggcgaacaCGTTGAGGAACCACCTGCACCTGACGGTAACACCGCCAAGCGCCCACGCCCCTCTACCTCTCCTGTCTGGGCTGACTATGAGAAACTATTCAAGGAAATCAATGGTAAGACGGTCAGGTATGGAGCTCGATGCCTTCACTGCTCTAAGGTCTACTCTGCTTTCTCTAGTGGTGGCACTGGTCACTTGTCCCGGCACATTTTAGTTTGCGTTAAGAAGCGTGAAAAGGATCGCATGTCTCAGTCTCAAATCTCTTTTACTTCTGATGGTAGTATGCGTACTTGGGACTACTGTCCTATGCGCGCTCGTACTGAACTTGTTCGATTGATTGCTAGACTAGATGTTCCTATCTCTCTTGGTGAATCTGAGGCTTTTGTCGAGTACATTAAAAATGCTCACAATCCTAAATATACTAAAGTGTCTAGGCAAACCACCTCTAGAGACATACTAAAGTACTTCACTGATTGCAAGGCTAAACTTGTTGAGACTTTTACTACTTCTATTAACTGTGTGTGTCTAACCTCCGACATTTGGTCTGGTAATGCCAAAGAGGATTACATTAGTGTTGTTGCTCACTACATAAACTCTGACTGGCAACTAGAGAAGAGGGTGCTTGGTCTGGTTCTTATTGATGTGTCCCACAATGGACAAAATATTGCTGACCGTGTAGCATCTGTTCTTGCTGATTATGGTTTGTCTGAAAAGGTGTTTGCTGTTACTTTGGACAATGCATCGTCTAATGCATCAGCCATGCATAAACTGAAACCTATTCTGTCTAAATACCTTGGTCTTGAAGTAATTGATGAATCAGAGTATGCATCATCTAGTTTAAACAATGCAGTCAATTCTATATTCTTGCATCAGCGTTGTGCATGTCATATTCTGAATCTGATTGTCAAGGAGGCACTAACTACTCTTAAGCCTTTGATAGAAACATTTAGAACTGCAATATCATTTTTAAATTCATCTAATCAGATGATTGCTGCATATAAAAGCTACTGCATTGCAACTGGTGTTAGGCCTAGAAAGTTTCAACTGGACATGGAGGTTAGGTGGAATTCTACCTACCTAATGCTTAAACATCTGTTTCCTCATAAGTCCCCTTTCACTACTTTCATCCAAACTCAGTATCCTAGGGATGAAGGTGAGCCTTTGCTGTTAACTGAGGATCATTGGATGATGGCACAAAAAGTGCTATCCTTTCTTGAGTTGTTTTATGATGCTACTGTCACATTGTCTGGTGTGTACTATCCTACATCTCCACTTATGATTCATTATCTTGTTAAGATTTCTCTGCACCTAAAAAACTATGCTAATGATGTGCACATCAGATCTGTGGTGCAACCTATGATAGACAAATATAATAAGTATTGGAGGGACATACCTTTGCTTTACTCTTTTGCATTCATCTTGGACCCCAGAGCTAAAATGAAAGGTTTTACTAGGGTGCTAAGAAGGCTAGGTAATCTCACCAGTACTGATTATTCTGCTTATTTGGTTGGCACTAGAGCTAGACTTGCTGATGTTTACAATAaatatgatgagaaatatggtgTTGTTAGGTTGAGGAGGACTGACCCTCCTGTCCTGTCTGGTAAGTCAAGATCTACTTGGGATGAAatatatgatgatgatggtcCTGTTTTGGGTGGTGTTATCTTGCCTGGTAATCCTAACATGTCTAGAGATACATCTGCAACTTCTCTACTGAATGCAGTAAGGTCATCAGCTTCTAATGCTTCTGAACTTGTGTCCTACTTGGACTGTGACACTGTAAACCACCTAACTGATGACTTTAACATCTTGGACTGGTGGCATCAACACAAACTTACATATCCAGTATTGTCAATCATGGCTAAAAATATCTTAATTGTTCCTATGTCTACCATATCTTCAGAATCCACTTTTAGTATGACAGGCAGGATTATCGAGGAGCGGCGAAGGAGTTTGAAGCCTGAAATGGTGGAGATGCTGACCTGCATCAAAGACTGGGAGGCTGCAGAAGCAAGACTGCAACAGAATGTGGAGGACAAGGAGCTTGAGGAAGCTTTTGAAGAACTTTATCTTGATTCATGA